In the Microcebus murinus isolate Inina chromosome 14, M.murinus_Inina_mat1.0, whole genome shotgun sequence genome, one interval contains:
- the OPALIN gene encoding opalin isoform X1, which yields MSFSLNFTLPGNTVSIAAPAHQTSSPVVTGGKEVDCGPSLGLAAGIPSIVATALLVALLFTWIQRRRSSIESMEESERPCEISEIDESPKISENPRRSPTHEKNTMGAQEAHIYVKTVAGREEPMHDPYRPTVEMERRRGLWWLVPRLSLE from the exons AGCTTTTCACTGAACTTCACGCTGCCAGGGAACACGGTAAGTATAGCCGCCCCCGCTCACCAG ACTTCCTCTCCTGTTGTCACGGGTGGGAAAGAAGTG GACTGTGGGCCATCTCTCGGGTTGGCGGCAGGCATCCCGTCCATCGTGGCCACAGCCCTGCTGGTGGCTTTGCTGTTTACTTGGATCCAGCGAAGAAGAAGTAGCATTGAGTCCATGGAG gaAAGTGAAAGACCATGTGAAATTTCAGAAATCGATGAAAGTCCCAAGATATCTGAG AATCCTAGGAGATCACCAACACATGAGAAGAACACAATGGGAGCACAAGAAGCCCACATATATGTGAAGACAGTAGCAGGAAGAGAGGAGCCCATGCATGACCCTTACCGTCCTACTgtggaaatggagagaaggaGGGGACTGTGGTGGCTTGTGCCCA
- the OPALIN gene encoding opalin isoform X2 — translation MSFSLNFTLPGNTTSSPVVTGGKEVDCGPSLGLAAGIPSIVATALLVALLFTWIQRRRSSIESMEESERPCEISEIDESPKISENPRRSPTHEKNTMGAQEAHIYVKTVAGREEPMHDPYRPTVEMERRRGLWWLVPRLSLE, via the exons AGCTTTTCACTGAACTTCACGCTGCCAGGGAACACG ACTTCCTCTCCTGTTGTCACGGGTGGGAAAGAAGTG GACTGTGGGCCATCTCTCGGGTTGGCGGCAGGCATCCCGTCCATCGTGGCCACAGCCCTGCTGGTGGCTTTGCTGTTTACTTGGATCCAGCGAAGAAGAAGTAGCATTGAGTCCATGGAG gaAAGTGAAAGACCATGTGAAATTTCAGAAATCGATGAAAGTCCCAAGATATCTGAG AATCCTAGGAGATCACCAACACATGAGAAGAACACAATGGGAGCACAAGAAGCCCACATATATGTGAAGACAGTAGCAGGAAGAGAGGAGCCCATGCATGACCCTTACCGTCCTACTgtggaaatggagagaaggaGGGGACTGTGGTGGCTTGTGCCCA